The window ATTacataaagtatttaattctaaatttcatcCAAAATACATGTGCTACATAGAACTTACTTCTCCAATTTATCAGATCAGATTAATTTGATGAAGAAACTACTCCTGAAATACATTGGTATGCGCGTGGCCCGATCGACTGTGATTCTGTTTTGTTGTCCAATTGTCTTTTTTATCACGGAGCTCGGCTCATAATTTTGTTCAATCCATAGGCATGTTCATGGTTTGCGCTCAAATGCGCGCCAAAGGAGGCGTGCTCGTGTCGTCGTCGTGTCGCTCCGCTATGCTTAGACATCGGTATGTTAAATGctaaaatagttattaagtACTAcgttataacaaaaaaatatatttttgacaagctaatattataaaagctaatattatataatattaatctagGGAACTTCTTGTCTCCGCGTTTAGGGTGTGGTTCCGATAAACAAGTTCTTTCTCATGATGCGCGTGACTCGGATATGTGTACTGTGTGTAACAAGGAGGAAGACTTGATACACGTCTTGCTGGAATGTGGTCGATATTCTGCCCTACGCGATAGATTTTTAGCCAAAGGATTGCTGAACATAGTGTTGAGCAGTCCATTATCACAGGTGgctaaatacatttatatcttGTGGACAAGCATTATGAAAGCTAGATAAGTTTGTATTAGAGATTCCCCAGGAGGCTGAcatagcatttataatttgatttgataattttatgtgtCTTTGTCACAtgcaataaattgattttatttatttatttattatagtcacacaaagtgcactgaagccatgtcaaatatttagaaaaaaaaaacgctaaTATTAGACGCTTATCAGAGAGATCTCGTCATCAATGACATGTAAAAACATCATCTTCATGAGATAGATTGACATCGTATAATATTGagggtaaaaaaaacttttttctctTTTGAAAGTCCCGAGTGACCGGTAGGCGTTCCTCTTAAGGCGCATTGTGCGTgccatttttatcaatttatttctaataaataattcttagctaaataaaaaaaaaattaaactaattatacCATACtgaaataagaattttattagaaagtacgTTCCGACGAACTGTCTGCCTTCGATAAGGAATGGCAAGGAATAGAAGTGGTTAACAaagaggggaggcttttgcccagcagtgggacctgaaggctacataaaaaaaaattagaaagtattatagttttccattacacaatgtagtgTCACAGTTGACTATCTAAATCGAAAACGATGGCCAACAAAATCAGTTTAATCAACTGTGAAAACATTGTGTTAAAGAAAACTATGTACTTTcttataaaattcattatctagtgtggcataatttgtaaaaaaaaaaaaaaacattttttcgaTAAAAAGATACAAAGCGCCTTAAAAGCCAATGTTGGCAGGTCCAAGCTACATGAAGTCATACGTACATTCATTCTGTCTCCATTCCTACTGATCGGAGTGGACGAGGAGAAGCAACAGCTGCAGGTGGAACTCTTCAGCGACTTCGAGGACGATCCGGTTGGTAACtgttttatctatactattatcataaagagataagcgtttgtgagtttatatgtttgaggcgggggtaatcaccgaaactaccgaaccgatttcaaaaattctttctcaccattagaaaggtacattatccatgactgctataggctatattttatctcaaacttctcacgggagcgaagccccgggcaacatctagtgacatatattttacaagtttgaatttaacttgcaatcaTATGTAAGTATCTTGAAGCAGTTATcatcaaccgattgagctgaaattttgtacacacgtttagtttgatTATACACGTTTTGTAGATGACAATGCATCATTATGATAAGCGTGACCTGatagtgcacccaggaacggcccccgacgagggaactcctcaacggtatATTGAACggacttgatttttttttgtcacacatcaataaaagcttgtgctCAAAAATGTCGTTATTATATGAAACTTATTCATTAACTGTTTCTCAcgtcgaaatatttttattaacaattacaAAAGTCACACAAAGTGCACACTGAAGccttggaaaaaaaaaaacaattacaaaaacaatttcctTCCACCCGCTCATCAGAATATGCCAGTCACGGACGCGTACGTGGAGCTCCAGTCGCGGTACGCACAGGTGTACTCGTGCGAGTTACACGTGCTGGCGCACTTCACCGGCCTTAGATATTACATGTTCAATTGGCCGAAGGTCTCGGCATTTATTggtgagattttatttaggaAATTTGCTCACTACATATTTGTAAGACACAAAAAAAGCCACTTGTTGGATAAGTGATTATTAAAGAGATATTTTCAGACCAAagatacatatgtatttatcaaatatatttattttatttatatatatatatatttgagtgTTACATAATTATGGCGTAAAGTCCAcacattttgtactttttttttaatttcgtcttgtatatataataaattaataaaataataacaaatatgtttatgtatctgatatattgttttaatattacagGTATCAACACGAATCTTTTCTTCGTAACGTTGGTATTCATTCTAAGCTGGTACCATCTGCAGGACGGGTTCGAATTTTTGAAGGTAACTTCAACAATAAGTACCGTGAAGATTGTATAACGTTGCAGTAAAAACTCTTATCCGGTCAAAACCACTGTTAACCAACGAAATCAGTCTAAAGTCGAAACTACTTTTGATCAACCTCTTCAGTCAAAAGTAGTTTTGACTGATTTCGTTGGTTAAAAGCGGTTTTGACCGGAACAACGTATACATTTTGGGAAAAAAATGGATtctacttacataaaattaattgtttcagAGAAAGTTTGGAGGGCAAACACCACCCGAAGACAAACCACTTGTGGGGAAGATGAAATTGGAGAGAGATGGTGAGTTGAgattggcgtgtggttccgctcTAGAATACATAGACTaggtagctgataggcaacgagAGCATTCCCAAGCGGGGTAGGCGACAAGCAGggggccggtcgtaaaatcattcGTAACACAGACATTTGTGACAACTGTTTTGTCAAAGATGACTTACACCGTATTTTTGCCAATCCTAAGCATAACCTAATTACGCACCCAGAATCGGAACAAAGGAATTCCTCAACAGTTTACAGCACGTACATGGGTATTTGTGAGGCgttaaatgcaataagatctctctgatgaCTATAAAAGCTTGTGCCATATAAGACTAGGTTTTCAATTGAATATCTccatttttaagtttaaccgctaagtgtgtctgtctgtctgtgtacgtggcaccttagctcatcaacgggtgaaccgatttggatgcggttttttttatttgatagctaatttttatgcggtcgtcttagatatttttgatcgaaattggttcagccgttcaaaacttgtagcgaaatgaatattgaaagtcgtgggttttttttaaattgtctgacaaataaacttgttatctTCCAGATTCACCTTCCTTCGCGGTTTACGAAGGTGACATACTTCTAGAAGAGTTGCAGCGCATAGAGCAATCCAAAGTCAAAGAGGAAAAGAAAACATAGCCATAGACTCAGAGGAATTGTGGTCCAGGCTCCTAAAGCTTTTAAATGCTGTGAgaatattactaaataaaaaaatatcttaaagtCAAAAAgtttgttcagaaattagaccttcatatgcactttttcacgtcataactcaaatttaattatatttaaagaaataagctacaaactactagcttgTGGGTTAGCTATTAGTGGCACAGGTTggatgatattttaaatgtaactctaaattatagtttattcAAGATTTAAGAAGCTCAGCTTTTTTGATCATGTTGTACGATCGAccaaaaatttagaattaacttttttatattttgtaatataaaattattatgtattggCATCAATTGCCTAGTTCTATGAAGGTCAGAAAAATTCATAGACGTTTAAAGTTATAatctatacaatacatatgtatgtatatattacgGCTTAACCCCGAAGCGCGGCTAGACCTCGATTTAGCCGGGCTCAGTTGGTTAAACCTAGTTGTAACCAACTTAGGCTATGGTACTACAACAGCCAAAGTGGTGATCGACGATGAGCAGGAAACACCAAGGTCTGCCCATACTTCGGCGTTTAGCcgtaatatatacatatgtatgggTTATAACTTTAGCTGTCCTATATATGattcaaagtttatataaataaaaatattaactactcaaaagtaattaaaagacggtttttatgcatacaattttatgtcataatttaacatggcatacttttacttatcataataatagttgcGCACTATActaatttggcataatgttttaggcaaaatgtttttacacgtacctaccataagcataacaatttttaagcataacattctaaagcatattggcggcttatGGGTGGCCCGAGGCCACCCCGCCgctactgctacactatagctATATTAAGTAGGCTGCTATACTAGGTTTGCTATACTAGTCCTgacctactgctacactatagctttatgcaaatcaaaattatggtaaaatacattagcctaaactataattatgcttattgaaaaggcctaactcgttatgctaaattaaattaggataaaaaatttatgcgAAAAAAGGGATCCCCTTAAAACACATGTCTCTATAGCGTCAAAAAATCTAGATCTAATCTAGAGTTTATGAGAAAGATGACCTGCATTCGAAAATTTCGAGAAAAGCCCATCGCTCACAAACTAATGAATCTGACTGTaattccaaatattttatgtaaaacataCTAAAAACTAATGTTAAACATCATATTTTACTCATGAcatttatccatactaatatttataaagagaaaagatttgtatttttgtttgtaatgaataaactctaaaacaactgggccgattttgatgaaatttggcacagagataggctaaaccttcaggagtgataTAGGTCActttttattaaggttttatccgagcaaagccggTAGTAGTAATTTAACCAGCAAACATTCCAACTTTCTTGTTTATTAATcgactatttaaaaaatctgcgCTTTTGACGACTTCCGTGGCGTAGTGGACCGTGTCGTccgctatctggaggtcctgggttcaaTTCCCTTTGCAGATATTTGTAcatgtgatcacaaatatttgtttgcggTTTTGGGTGTGTTGTGACCGTTTGTGTCCATTGCATCCACACAGCTTAGTGCTTAGTAGGCCGTTGAGTATTGTCAATAAAGAAAACTGTTGCCTTAGTTTGAAAAATCACGACTATTGTACTAAAATAACTGTAGGTAAGGGTGAATTAATTAATCCTATGTTTTAAACCCGacacaaaaagaggggtgttaatAGTTTGACCGCTATGAGTCAAAAGTCAGTCGAAAGTAAAGTCTgcctgtgtacgtggcaccgtagctcatcaacgagtgaaccgatttggatgcggttttttttatttgatagaaaaattttatgttttgtcaaaatcggttcagccgttcaaaagtggtagcgaaatattgaaagtcgggattttttattatttgtctaacaaatacaCTTGTACTATTCTATAACCCTTCCTTGTCTAATGTCGCGACAGAAATATTACTATAGGGAGTATTGTAAAGTTAGCtaagtattgtaatatttataaattttgtcttaataatatctataatgaaatgaaaagacttatatttattaatgagcCAAATTATGAAAGTGCAATTTGTTTCTATGTTAAGGATTTTTTACTTTGGgatgttaaataaatgttatttttttgtgtaaattttgtagtttCCTTGATAATTTACCTATTACTTACCTATCAGGCACCATTGCATcaaatacagtcaacagcacatcaagataccctgcatgaacctctatggtgcggtaataacggcgagtttgcaatgaatttgggtaagttgatgtgctgttgattgtaccttatcaatacatataataaaacagtagaaaaaatcgtgtacattgaataaatttgcataaaaataaaattaggcgatagagtcaagagtaagaatttgaaaaaaaaaatctgtacacgctaatcttcggaactacagGACAgatatgaaacttttttgttatatagctattaagcctgggcaacatatagggtataaattattttgaaaactggaacacctgatggagaactatgatggtacagctaaactataggaaatattgaaatgacgccggtattcagcctgatgagcattttctgttgagatataaaaatcgaagatatggAACATCTGATCGGCCACgtgaacgaagtcgcaggcattaGCTAatggtatatatgtatgttaaagGATAAAAGACTAATTTTGGTGGAATTTGGTTCGTGTTAAATTCATTTCCATGGTAACATGACCACGGTTTTTGctagtacaaaaataaaatacaaaaaattggagaaaaagttttttattttaaaaatttactttatttacaacCTTTAAATTCATATGACATGGATATGATTGATAaccacttaaaatatttatacaatattattattacaataataatagatatattctaaatatttttcaacctttccaaatttaaattgaactgtctgccatatttatttattgaccaATCACAATCATCTCCGCGCTTTATTTCTAATGATTGATTgaacatgtaaatatataatatgtagataaatTAGTCACATCTTAAATGTAGGATTTGTCCTAAAACGGTAGTACTTTTTGACAACTGtcataaaaacattgtaaggtgaaattatgtaattagatatataatgaaacaataggtaggtacacaaaaattaacaaaactaaataacaaCAACGTAACAGAAAATTGACGAtgtttgtcaaattttataggTACACATTTGACATCGGCCAatcttactaaatccatgtcataagtaatttataaaaggcatataagaaaaaaaaattaggttatgaaatatgatgtatttagattaaaattgtTCCAAACTTTgacatgataaaaaaaattaacagaataactttaattataacaatttttatttaagtattaattttaaaacctaGTAGTTTTAGATTAGGGGTTATATTGATTACATGAATGGCATTTactatgatttttataaaatattacattctaaattacaaaaatcctAAAGTATAATATcgagaacaaaatatttggcCCTGATATTTTAaagcttttaattttagtttttatttggtacattttaataaatagacaatattGGAGCcaagagaaaaaaattgtgcctGTTCACAATTGTGCTAtggttaataattttatattatacaagcatacgtggtctcgatagctcagtggttaaggGCACTGttccggatagacaggggcacaggttcaattcccgctcgatccCCGATCCCAGAATTTATTCAcctcataatttaaaaaaaatactttgcaaagttttattacttttttaattattgtgaaaGTTATcgagaaaatttattttatagtcatGTAGTTTCCTATATACTGGactaatattgaaatttatccGTGGAATATAGTGATTATAATGCATATACAATTGTGCgttacgtttattttataatattatttttatcatactaTGATAACACACATTTAACAATACAGACTTGAGCAGTACCAAAGGGCTTAATATTCTATCTGACAAAATGTTGGTTTCATGTCTCTTTCAAGAATCATTACATTATAGAATCATCAAAGTATCGAAAGTATCACATAAATTTTTGTTCTAAGTGTGAGAGTGACAttcacattataatttaataaaacatccATCCATATACATACGAAATGGTACCtccattaaattattcaagtCACACACTATCGCCGGACTCGCACCGATGCCGACACGAATTCATGAATATTGCGTAGATTTTTCGAGTGCTTTTGTTTACCGCAATGATAAATCTGCAACGTATGCCAAATCCGAGCCGAGAATTAGATATCAcatgtcttttttattttatggcgTAGCTGTTTGAtcatatagaatatatatacagCTCGGTGCATtcgtaagtatatataaaatgtcaaccgcatatatttttaagaaggTGAAGTGAGTTTGAGAGTCTGATAGAAAATTAGCTAATAACGGGACCGCCAAGCTCTATGGTAGCCACGCCAcagattcaaaattttttgataaagaaTCAAACTCATGAAATTCTAATGTAAGACTCCAAAGAACTTTTTAATCCAAAGTACATGTACTGCTATCCCTTTCTCAACCGACGACCTTCATGGCTTAATGGTCAAGAtgtaaaatgaactttttcaaattgaccttggtcttggatatttatctatatatgtaaatgttataaaatatagtaccgttgagttagtatcccataacacaagcctaGAACTTACTTAGGAGTCAACCAAATCTATGTGATTAGCGCGCTGAAACTATACGGTGAGTACACgttacagtctgtcaagaaagtgaggAAACGAAGCTGCTGTCTCCTGTCGGCTgacaacactgggtgtttatcaaccaatcgtGACCATTATACTTGGTGTtgcaatgtcaaaaatatttaggttgtttaaaatctgtttttttttttcactttcttgacatcactacatagtataaataaaacaaagtcgcttcccgctgtccgtctctatatatgcttagatctttaaaactatgcaacggaTAATCttgcgggtttttttaatagatagagtgattccagaggaatgtttatttatatatgtgtaacatgcataatattgcacccgtggaGAGTCGGGGCGGGTCGTACTGTATATACCTCGCAATGTATAATTAACAGACGTCTGTTTAAATATGAACGAGATAGCAGTATATGTACATTGCATCAAAAAGTTCCAGTGTTATTTATAGCTTCATggttaaacttttaaaaaagccGACTAAATACCCTCAATAcgcttatacatatataccacTCAACAGCGTATATCGTTCAGTCGCGCCGGGTCTTCAGCTCGCGGTGGACGCGTATCGTGATAGCTCCGGCAAAGCAGCGCCGACCGCCTGCAACGTATCCGCGATCTGTTTTAACAGGTTCGGCTGGGTAAGGTGGGAAATTTGGGAACGGGTACTATGGGAATAAGttaatatactattattataaagaggtaagcgtttgaagcgggtaatctctgaaactatcgaaccgattacaaaaattctatcaccattataaaggtgcattatctaagattgctatattttatatcaaaattcccacgggagcgaagccccgggcaatatatagtgttaaataaaacattttttaatcaaataacaatatatcaaatatgttagtaataatatgAACTAATATCGTGTTAGTAAATATCAACGCAGGTGAGTTGCAAGCTATGTTGTCAAATGGCATGCACCGAACCACATTCTTACTCCAGATAGAGAGGAGTGTGCTGTTAAACTTGGAACATATTGCTATCAGGAGTTGTTACTTTTAGTTAAGTGACATGCGGCGGGGTACGTTGGGAATTTTGGGAACGGGTGATTGTGggaacaagttttttttttttcttcgatatacgcaatttaaaaattattacagatagatagatatataagaaattgcaataaattacCTCGTTTTCGGCCCTCTCGTCCTCGCTTTGGTACTGGACGTCCAGCTCTGAACTGTTGACGCTATTTTCCCAATCTTCTGAAGATTCCACTGACGATGCATCCATGTCCatatctaattaaattttaccacttttaacactaatattataaacgagcacaagtctgtctgtctgtctgtctatatgtctttttcacggctaaaccgctggaccaattttgatgaaattttgtatgcatgtatttaaagacccccgttcaaacataggctacttttctTCCTAAAAATCAAACCCCGACAATGACTGTAATGGGggtgacatttttaaatagaaacgTCGCAGTTAAATTCACATGGGCGGAGCCGCGGTCAAGAGCTAGTAGTCTATAATTATCCGAAAccataaaacattaaatcgGAACCCTTTCGGCAGACTGTTCGACGcgagtgtggagccggcaatTGACTTTGGCGATGATCTGTACCCACCTAAAACATGGTCGTTGTTGTGTCTAGGCGGATTCCCTGGCTGTAGTCTGATTGCTGTGCCGTTGATGGCCAGCCGCTCAACATTCTGCGGGTGTCGACTGCTGGCTGAC of the Plodia interpunctella isolate USDA-ARS_2022_Savannah chromosome 26, ilPloInte3.2, whole genome shotgun sequence genome contains:
- the Seipin gene encoding seipin, yielding MSLLNYVNPFRISREYVRVPIEAFITRQYLEYKKKTEDGITSAKELLYRAGVITLFLTAILWISIFMYVIFYYTYMPNVTHVRPVHLQFKSCEENMGTCSFPSAHVQLTRRASMLMSTQSYHIKLVLDMPESQMNKDLGMFMVCAQMRAKGGVLVSSSCRSAMLRHRSKLHEVIRTFILSPFLLIGVDEEKQQLQVELFSDFEDDPNMPVTDAYVELQSRYAQVYSCELHVLAHFTGLRYYMFNWPKVSAFIGINTNLFFVTLVFILSWYHLQDGFEFLKRKFGGQTPPEDKPLVGKMKLERDDSPSFAVYEGDILLEELQRIEQSKVKEEKKT